Genomic segment of Lepus europaeus isolate LE1 chromosome 6, mLepTim1.pri, whole genome shotgun sequence:
tcccccctcccataacttccctcccacccgcaaccctcccctttcccactccctctccccttccattcacttcaagattcattttcaattctctttatatacacaagatcggtttagtatatattaggtaaagatttcaacagtttgcccccatatagcaacacaaagtgaaaaaaatactgttggagtactagttatagcattaaataacagtgtacagcacattaaagacagagatcctacataatattttttttaaaaaattaattaattttctttgccatttccaatttaacaccaggttttttttttttttcatttccaattatctttatatacagaagatcgattcagtatataattagtaaagatctcatcagtttgtacccacacagaaacacaaagtataaaaatactgtttcagtactagttatagcatcactgcacattagacaacacattaaggacagatcccacatgggatataagtacacagtgactcctgttgctgacttaacaatttgacactcctgttcatggcgtcagtaatctccctaggctctagtcatgagttgccagggctatgaaattttttttttttttaacagagtggacagtgagagagagagacagagagaaaggtcttcctttgccgttggttcatcttccaatggccactgcggccggcgggcTGCaaccggtgcactgcactgatctgaagccaggagccaggtgcttctcctggtctcccatgcaggtgcagggtccaaggacttgggccaccctccactgcactcctgggccacagcagagagctggactggaagaggggcaaccgggacagaatccggtgccccgaccaggactagaacccggtgtgccggtgccacaggcggaggattagcctattgagccgtggcactggcctgaaATAGTTTTTCAACTACAGTACCCTTCCTATCTAGGCAGAATTCACAAGCCATATGAATATTTGTTAATAAACTGATGagtgacaatttaaaaaaaaattacatatttatttgaaaggcacagtaacagagggagagacagagatctccagttcactggttcactcccccagtggcagccacagccagggttggaccacaccaggccaaagccaggagcatggttctccatccagatctcccacctggtggGCATACTTgggtcattgtctgctgccttcccagtcacattgggaggaaactggatcagaagcggaacagccaggactcaaaccagcactcctgcAATGGGATGCCAGGCGGTTTAACTCAGTGTAGCACACCAGCAGCCCTCTGAGTGAAATTCTTACTGTGTAGGAATTCTTACTTTTTTGTTTGTACATATAGGACCGGTTTACCATGAGAACTGTGACTGTCCTCTGGAAGACAGTGCAGCCTGGCTCCGGGAGATGAACTGCCCCGCAGCCATACCTCAGATCCAGAAGGATCTGGCACATTTTCCTGCGGTAGACCCAGAGAAGATTGCAGCAGAAATCCCAAAAAGATTCGGTCAGAGGCAGAGCTTGTGTCACTACACCTTAAAGGATAATAAGGTACAACAGATTGAAGTGGTCTGGTCTGAGTGCGTTGCTGAATTTGTTTTTCCAGTTGGCTACAATTAGCGAATGCTTTCATTAAACTCATTCTAACGAGGATCATTGTGAcaagcttcttcttttttttttttttttttttttaagaaaatggtaGAAGAACTTGCTTTATTGGATATTTGCATTTActatatgttcattttttaaatttttttattttttatttcataaatgtgaatttacaaagtgcaacttttgtattgttgtggcttcccccccaacctccctccctcccgtggccctcccctctccctctcccatcccgccctttatcgagtttcattttcaattaccttcatctaaagatcaacttagtatatactaagcaaggatttcaataggctgcattcacacaaccgcacaaggtataggggggtattgttccactagtagtgtttttaagtttcatagtaaaacacattaaggacagagatcctacgtggggagcctgtacccagtgactcccgttgttgatctaacaattggcactcttatttatgatgtcagcaatcacccaagactcttgctatgagctgtctaggctatggaagtcccttgagttcaccgactctgaacttgtttagtgaCAAGCTTTTCCTTCGTGAAGTCTGCCAGTACTTTTGACTAACAGAGTGAGTGTCCAATTCTCTTTTAGGTTTACATCAAGACTCACGGTGAACATGTAGGTTTCAGAATTTTCATGGATGCCATACTGCTTTCTCTAACTAGAAAGGTAAATCTGTATTTTATCTTTAGATGTGATAGATAATTTCAGCCTGAGTTTTACGgtgtaatttttcaaaataaaaacatcatggCCGCTCTAGTCCTAGACGCTTTAATAATATGATTCTGAAGTAATGTAGGATGCCTGTATCAGTTTCCAAAGACTGGTGCAACAAAGCACCATGAACTGGGTGGGTCATAACCATGGCAGTGTGTGTCTgcacagttctggaagccagaagtcaaaaccaaggtgtcagcagggtcaCACACCCACGGAGACCTGGCTGACATCCTTCCCTGCCGCTCCCTAGCCTGTGGTGGTGGCCGTGGTCTGTGGTGCTCCTGGCTTGCAGCTGCCtcactctggcttctgcctgtgacATCGCATGGCTTTCTCCCTGAATGTCTgagtccctctcctctccctcctccagtaTGACATCCTGTTAGCTAACAACACCTCAAGGACgtgatttccaaataaggtcactcTGAGATACTGGAGTTTCGGACTTAAGCATATCTTTTTCTGGGACCCAATTCAACCCCATAGCAATACCATATAGAGGAAGGAAAATGCCGTATAATAAAATTACTTTCCTACTAACCCTACTTTGATGCCAAAGAAAATTTACCTGATACTGAATTCTGACATACTGTGTGTAGGATCCTAGTAGAAAATGTAGACAGTGATATAAAAATGGCTGATAGGAAAAATCACACTCATATTTTTACCAATTGTACATTTATTTATAGCCTATGATAGGATTTCTTTATTAATCTTTGTGTGTAGTTGATTGAATTACTCATGGAAAAccttagtgtttttcttttctagattACAAAACATTTGTAGTCACTTAACTCTGAATGTGGACGATTACATAGCATCAGTATTAAGCTTCCTTCGAGCTAACACATTAGAGTACTAGCAGATTTTTCTTGCTCATCTGTGTCAatccatggaaaaataaaaatgttcttcaGGACTCCCAGTTTCTCAAACTGACCAGCAAGCCCTTGTCTCTTGTTTTACCAACACTCTGAGCATGTTCCGTGGCTAAATGAAGCAGGACCTTTGAACATGCCCGCGCTATTTGTCAGAAGAGACAGTGTGGAGGTTACTATGCGGACCTGGTTTTTCAAATTCTTTCCCagtgtttctctttccctctttaatCATAGAGTCTCTGGGTGGTCTGAGAACATAGATCACCTTTGCTATCTCATCCCTTTTGTGGTAAACGCTGTTGTCCAGTTTGGATACCATAGAACGGAAACCTAGAATGCTTATAAATATCACCATATCTGCAAAGTTACCCATTATTCAAATCATGGTAATTATTACTGCCTGAAGCTTGTAAGGTTGGCCCCCTCATTTGGtgcaatttctaattttaattgataaatgtaaaaattatccAATGTAAAAAATATGAACACACTATTTTCTTCTTCCTAGGTGAAGATGCCAGATGTGGAGTTTTTTGTTAATTTGGGAGACTGgcctttggaaaaaaagaaatccaattcaAACATCCATCCAATCTTTTCCTGGTGTGGCTCCATGGATTCCAAGGATATCGTGATGCCTACCTACGATTTGACTGACTCTGTCCTAGAAACCATGGGCCGGTGAGAGATGGGTCAGGGTTGACCCAGAgcctggattttctttcttttgtgaatTATTTTCCAATGACCTTTGtggtgtgaccatttgggaagaaatTCTCTTGCACTGTCTTATCTTTCTAGAGTGAGTTTGGATATGATGTCTGTGCAAGCAAACACAGGTCCCCCCTGGGAAAGTAAAAACTCCACTGCCGTCTGGAGAGGTCGAGATAGCCGCAAAGAGAGGCTGGAGCTGGTTAAACTCAGTAGAAAACACCCAGAACTCATCGATGCTGCCTTCACcaactttttcttctttaaacacgATGAAAGCCTGTATGGTCCCATTGTGAAGCACATttcattctttgatttcttcaaggTGAGAAATGACCAACCATTTCTGTTTTGCCAGTGCATGTGTGAATCATGCTTTGGAGGGAGGGACCAActctgccgcggaccggctctcgcggagacacagaccgagggagaacaagggCGAAGGCtctaggagaatcaggaatcggcggggaaatgacagacagacacacacgttatgagtatgctgctgcgatttattatagtaaggcttgggtttatatagtaaagaggACAATGCTATAGGCAAAtgttaaacttttatcacaaaggttgacaaaatgagttaaagctTAGtggaacaatgatgtcatatgagtggttttatgaggaacatagtgggggcaTTATGGTtaatgtttttagacaatttactgagaatgagaattgacctttgggttaatgggtaattttgttttatgaactgtttgggggaattactgcccaaagttttgcttgcccaaagttttgcttgccctttagatacttggagataacTTCTGAGCATTCttaacatttctctgtcactataatgggaacctaatgatatgttttgacttgcattcctggctttcTCGTAAATAGTTTTAGTAAACGGAGAGGtaaagattgtttgaatttctccataatcttatgggaaacgttaacttctttttcttgattttcttgtttctgataattgtgagagtaagcagtaaagtgtaaacacagcaggtagataatgcataatgagatcatcaacagAGCAGGGACACAGTGTCCCCAGAGTCAGCAAGGACATGTCTTCGGCTTCCctcatgtgagtcgggggtcattacaaccgcggactgcacaggaaccgcctgaggccccactccacagagctcaaacctcaaccctgcagccttagacccccaacgcagcaacatcttgctacacgggtatcacagctgtgggcgtagcaCAACTCCACTTGGGTTGTCCACtttccatattagaatgcctgggttcaatccgcCTCCTCTTatcttccagcttcttgctaatgtggatcATTGGGGACAGTAAGTAatagctcaagtatctgggtccctaccacccacatgagagatccagatatATATCATTTCTTTGAAGGACAGAacgacagagtgggagagacagcgGGAGAgggaggtcgtccatccactggtttactcctccaatgccctcgacagctgaggctgagccaggccaaagctggaaggcaggaagtccatctgggtctcccatgtggtggcagctactcaagtactgagccatcattcactgcctcccaggtgcattatcaggaagctaggttggaagcaTAGACtatccaagacttgaaccagccactGCAATATAgaatataggcatcccaagcagtggcgtAACTGAGTGTACCACAAAACACCTGCGCCCAGATAAAACCTTGAAAAGAAATATAGCTAACATGACACTGCATGTGTCATCATTGTTACGTGCACATATGCTATCAGTTAACTGGTAGAATAATTACAAAATTACAAATAGATCTATCTTGCCTTATTATAACCTTCGGACaactgttttattgttttgtttgctACTTCAATCTTAGATTTTTCTTTGCCCCCTTTCTGAAATTTAGGAGCACATCAAAATAAGCATTTATATAAAAGCATGTAATAAAAACCACTTACTAAGTAATGAAGACAGAGGACAAAACGTCACTAATTTGTAGCTAACAGTGTGAGGATTTATGTATAGAAAgggtcagaggaaaaaaaaagtgggaaaaggGAATGTGATGGAAGTTCGTGTGCTCTGCTATTATTTTGCAGCACAAGTATCAGATAAACATCGATGGCACTGTGGCAGCCTATCGCCTGCCATATCTGCTGGTTGGTGACAGTGTTGTGCTGAAGCAGGACTCCATCTACTATGAACACTTCTACAATGAATTGCAGCCCTGGAAACACTACATTCCAGTCAAAAGCAATCTGAGTGATCTGCTTGAAAAACTTCAGTGGGCCAAAGATCACGATGAAGAGGTAAGGTCAGTCTCCTAGGAGCTTACTTCCATGTGCACCCCAATGTCATGGGTCCATTGGAAATGTCTTATGCCTGGAGAGTGTTCAGGGTGCTGAGGATAGACTTTGACCTGAAAAGGGGAGCTCCTGCCAATCGATAACACAGCTCCTTTGGGGTGAAAACAGCAGGCATTGCATCTTGGATTGGTTGTCCTCTCCATGTGTGAAGCAAAAGCTAAGCCTTGACCCTGATTATGGTTTCTCTTCAGTAAGGTTTCTCTAAGCCTCTAGTAGCAATGTGGAAATTTAGAGAGCCATTCTGGCAGCAGCATGCTGTGGATTTAAATGAATAAGCCTCAAGCTAATTTTCTGCTGAAAATTGCAAAAGCAGTGCTGTAATACAGCTTCATCTTGCATTTAGTTTACGAAGTCACTGCTAAATCTCGATATAGGATTTCTCTGTCCATGAGAGACTTAATTCTAGGAAGTCCAATAAAACTTCTCAAACTTGAAAGTCAAAATTTTCCCTTTGACTTGAACAAACATACTCCCTTAAATGTTGCTTTTACCATGTAAGACTACCTCCAAAAGTATGTTTCCTGCTATTGTTTCACTGTATATAGACTCAGCAGCTCAATTTTCCTTTGTCTGCATGGTAAAAGATATGTTCCATTAAAGGATTTTTATATTGTTGTTCCCATAGGCGAAGAAGATAGCAAAAGCAGGACAAGAATTTGCAAGAAATAATCTCATGGGTGATGACatattctgttattatttcaaacTTTTCCAGGTGAGTGTTTTTCATGAAAATGGTCAGATAACTTGTCATTGGTATATTAGGAGCAAATACTAGTTCACTGAACAGTTTCTAAAAGTAATTAATGTAAGGAGATATAGGTACCTCTCTGGATAAATGTCAGGATAGGAGAGCTCTTTTCTCCTCATCCCCATGGATATTGGGGGAAAATGAAGAAGGAATGCAGAAAATGAGCTGTATAAAGTGAATGTACTGGGGGGATTTACTATTTGAATTTCTAAAGACTTACACATTAATTTAGCTAGTACTTAGCGTAAGTACTTGGCCCAGTGCCTAGGCCAGAGTAAGAACGtaatacaggttgagtatcccttatcagaCATGCAcaggaccagaagtgtttcagttTGGAGTTTTGTGGATTTGGAAATATTTGCACAGACTTTACCAGTCGAACATCGCTAATCCaaagaaaaaatctgaaatccaaaatctgaaacgctccaaaatccaaaaattaTTGCTGCCATATTGATGCTGTAGAAGTTTTAGATTTCAAAGACTTTGGGTTTGGGTTTTCAGGTTAAGAATGCTCAGcacatggccagcgccgcggctcaataggctaatcctccaccttgtggcgccggcacaccaggttctagtcccggtcagggcgccggattctttcccggttgctcctcttccagtccagctctctgctgtggcccaggagtgtagtggaggatggcccaagtccttgggccctgcacccgcatgggagaccaggagaagcacctggctcctggcttcggatcagcgcagtgcgctggccgcggcaaccactggagggtgaaccaaagtcaaaggaagacctttctctctgtctttctctctctctctcactgtccactctgcctgtcaaaaaaaattaaaaaaaaaaaaaaaaaaaaagaatgttcagcCCATAAATGAAGATGACCACTGAGGTTTGTTTAAGCTGTagcaggaaaagcagcagtaATCTTGGTCCTCAGATTCTCAGTCTAGGGAAGAATATGTGCAGAATTATTTTCACTATATGGCAGGGCtgttaaaaaaatccagaaattatATAAACTCAGGACAGAATAAGGAGAGATCTGTTGAACTGCCAGCCAGTGTTCAAAAGACAGCCACTTCTCAGAAGCCCAGTTGGATATTTAAAGGGAGGATGGAGGACTTTGCATATCACAGTGTGTTACTATAGTAGATCTTGGTCTCAAAAATTCCAGAATGTCTACTTTCATGAATGTACCAAAAGTTTTGTGCAAggaatgtttctgtatttttgctCAACAGGAATATGCCAACTTACTCGTGAGTGAGCCCCAGATCCGAGAGGGCATGAAGAGGGTGGAGCCACAGACCGAGGACGACCTCTTTCCTTGCACATGCCAC
This window contains:
- the POGLUT2 gene encoding protein O-glucosyltransferase 2 isoform X2, with product MFSIWLLPCCFLGTLPALAESGAERRLSPDQSRVWGPGLKAEVVLPARYFYIQAVDASGNPFTSSPGEKVFQVKISAPDEQVTRVGVQVLDRKDGSFIVRYRMYASYRNLKIEVKFQGQHVAQSPYILKGPVYHENCDCPLEDSAAWLREMNCPAAIPQIQKDLAHFPAVDPEKIAAEIPKRFGQRQSLCHYTLKDNKVYIKTHGEHVGFRIFMDAILLSLTRKVKMPDVEFFVNLGDWPLEKKKSNSNIHPIFSWCGSMDSKDIVMPTYDLTDSVLETMGRVSLDMMSVQANTGPPWESKNSTAVWRGRDSRKERLELVKLSRKHPELIDAAFTNFFFFKHDESLYGPIVKHISFFDFFKHKYQINIDGTVAAYRLPYLLVGDSVVLKQDSIYYEHFYNELQPWKHYIPVKSNLSDLLEKLQWAKDHDEEAKKIAKAGQEFARNNLMGDDIFCYYFKLFQEYANLLVSEPQIREGMKRVEPQTEDDLFPCTCHRQKTKDEL
- the POGLUT2 gene encoding protein O-glucosyltransferase 2 isoform X1; the protein is MFSIWLLPCCFLGTLPALAESGAERRLSPDQSRVWGPGLKAEVVLPARYFYIQAVDASGNPFTSSPGEKVFQVKISAPDEQVTRVGVQVLDRKDGSFIVRYRMYASYRNLKIEVKFQGQHVAQSPYILKGPVYHENCDCPLEDSAAWLREMNCPAAIPQIQKDLAHFPAVDPEKIAAEIPKRFGQRQSLCHYTLKDNKVYIKTHGEHVGFRIFMDAILLSLTRKVKMPDVEFFVNLGDWPLEKKKSNSNIHPIFSWCGSMDSKDIVMPTYDLTDSVLETMGRVSLDMMSVQANTGPPWESKNSTAVWRGRDSRKERLELVKLSRKHPELIDAAFTNFFFFKHDESLYGPIVKHISFFDFFKHKYQINIDGTVAAYRLPYLLVGDSVVLKQDSIYYEHFYNELQPWKHYIPVKSNLSDLLEKLQWAKDHDEEAKKIAKAGQEFARNNLMGDDIFCYYFKLFQEYANLLVSEPQIREGMKRVEPQTEDDLFPCTCHRQKTTNTRRPPEAPKQSILSETEVTGPKKGCYSAVQ